A part of Aquibium oceanicum genomic DNA contains:
- a CDS encoding carboxymuconolactone decarboxylase family protein, protein MAPRLKMLERSEMTRTQTLLVDTCTFNGAPDALIASIFTRSEVGRVWLRAWNEVLNGGIVPVEIKEMCRVLLSTRHECGYCSTVRSRVAAAEGLSEEKLMATIEFEDSPLLSERERAALRFALLFHEGDDALDSDDVFDAIKQHFSEEEIIELALLCAETAGVGKFARALQVRTWDEACEIQPKLRGQSTVAVAAE, encoded by the coding sequence ATGGCACCCAGGCTCAAGATGCTCGAACGGTCCGAAATGACGCGGACGCAGACTTTGCTCGTCGACACATGCACCTTCAACGGGGCGCCCGATGCGTTGATCGCCAGCATATTCACGCGCAGCGAAGTCGGCCGCGTCTGGCTGCGCGCATGGAACGAAGTCCTCAACGGCGGCATCGTGCCCGTCGAGATCAAGGAGATGTGCCGCGTCCTGCTGTCGACAAGACACGAGTGCGGCTATTGCTCGACGGTGCGCTCCCGCGTCGCCGCCGCCGAAGGTCTGAGCGAAGAAAAGCTGATGGCGACGATCGAATTCGAAGACAGCCCATTGCTGTCGGAGCGGGAGAGGGCGGCGCTCAGGTTCGCCCTCCTGTTCCATGAGGGCGACGACGCACTGGATTCAGACGATGTGTTTGATGCGATCAAGCAACATTTCAGCGAGGAAGAGATTATCGAACTCGCGCTGCTGTGCGCTGAAACGGCCGGCGTCGGCAAGTTTGCGCGTGCACTTCAGGTAAGGACCTGGGATGAAGCCTGTGAGATTCAGCCAAAGCTTCGAGGCCAGTCCACCGTCGCGGTCGCAGCCGAATAA
- a CDS encoding thiamine pyrophosphate-dependent dehydrogenase E1 component subunit alpha, with translation MFRRMMLIRKAEERLASDFKAGELPGSVHLYIGQEAVAVGICAHLAASDYITSTHRGHGHYLAKDGDLFAMFAEVRGRSSGICGGMGGSMHVADMSKGIIGANGIVGGGIGLAAGAALAAQLDGNGAVAVAFFGDGASAQGVVSEALNISALWKLPLILVCENNGYSEFSPTKAVISGNIADRGAAYGVPSVAVDGNDIAAMWQAAHEAIDRARSGDGPTLIEARTYRFHGHVEGEAGFLKSKYRTDEEVDERRDADPIKRFAAELVSRKVLDEAEIEEISREIGASVDDAADRAVNEPWPDVSSLESLEVR, from the coding sequence TTGTTCCGCCGCATGATGCTCATTCGAAAGGCCGAAGAGCGGCTGGCCAGCGATTTCAAGGCCGGCGAGCTTCCGGGCTCGGTTCATCTCTACATTGGCCAGGAGGCGGTTGCGGTCGGCATTTGCGCCCATCTCGCCGCCAGCGACTACATAACCAGCACCCATCGTGGGCATGGCCATTATCTGGCCAAGGACGGCGACCTTTTCGCCATGTTCGCCGAGGTGCGTGGGAGAAGTTCCGGCATTTGCGGCGGCATGGGGGGCTCGATGCATGTCGCCGACATGTCGAAAGGCATCATCGGTGCCAACGGCATCGTCGGCGGCGGGATTGGCCTCGCCGCCGGCGCGGCGCTCGCCGCCCAGCTCGACGGCAATGGAGCGGTAGCCGTCGCGTTCTTCGGCGATGGTGCGTCGGCGCAAGGTGTGGTGTCCGAGGCTTTGAACATATCGGCGCTCTGGAAACTGCCGCTGATACTCGTATGCGAAAACAACGGCTACTCCGAGTTTTCTCCGACAAAGGCGGTCATTTCGGGCAACATCGCCGACCGGGGCGCCGCCTATGGGGTGCCTTCGGTCGCCGTCGACGGCAATGACATCGCGGCGATGTGGCAGGCCGCCCATGAGGCGATCGACCGGGCGCGCAGCGGTGATGGTCCGACCCTGATCGAAGCGCGAACCTATCGCTTTCACGGGCACGTTGAAGGCGAAGCGGGATTTCTCAAGTCCAAGTACCGCACGGACGAAGAGGTCGATGAGCGGCGCGACGCCGATCCTATCAAACGGTTTGCCGCCGAACTTGTGTCGCGGAAGGTTCTCGATGAAGCGGAAATCGAAGAGATTTCCCGGGAAATCGGCGCCTCCGTCGACGATGCCGCGGATCGCGCGGTGAACGAGCCATGGCCTGACGTTTCGAGCCTCGAAAGCCTGGAGGTGCGCTGA
- a CDS encoding alpha-ketoacid dehydrogenase subunit beta has translation MIHAINDALFEEMERDERVILFGEDVGTSIFGDTRGLQQKFGRERVRDTPISETVMAGMAVGAAAAGYRVICHLMYANFIYTAFDAIANQATKLRLMTNGQIRLPIVFMAVGGGGRSNSAQHSDYPHAALASLGGLYVVTPGNSGDAKGLLKSAIRCDDPVVFLQPASRGGEMGDVPDAETLIPLGKASVTKEGADVTLVAIAAMQRPALRAAAELAEEGIDVEVVDPRTVFPLDRATILDSLKKTGRLVVVDEARQAGSMANQIAAIAAGEGFRHLRARVTCITTRDLPIAYSPPLETAMIPDAARIADGIRTLMKERAA, from the coding sequence ATGATCCACGCGATCAACGATGCGCTTTTCGAGGAGATGGAGCGCGACGAGCGCGTCATCCTGTTCGGCGAGGACGTCGGAACGTCGATTTTCGGCGACACGCGCGGACTGCAGCAGAAATTTGGCCGTGAACGGGTCCGCGATACGCCGATTTCGGAAACAGTGATGGCCGGCATGGCGGTTGGCGCGGCCGCCGCCGGCTACCGGGTGATCTGCCACCTCATGTATGCCAATTTCATCTACACGGCATTCGATGCGATCGCCAACCAAGCCACGAAACTCAGGCTGATGACGAATGGCCAGATCAGGCTTCCCATCGTCTTCATGGCGGTTGGCGGCGGGGGACGGTCCAACTCGGCGCAGCATTCGGACTATCCGCACGCCGCCCTTGCAAGCCTCGGGGGCCTCTATGTTGTGACGCCGGGCAACTCGGGCGACGCCAAGGGCCTGTTGAAATCCGCAATCCGCTGCGACGACCCCGTCGTCTTTCTCCAACCAGCCAGCAGAGGCGGGGAGATGGGCGACGTGCCGGACGCGGAAACGCTCATCCCATTGGGTAAGGCTTCAGTTACCAAAGAGGGCGCGGACGTTACGCTGGTTGCCATCGCTGCAATGCAGCGACCCGCTCTGCGCGCGGCGGCTGAACTTGCGGAAGAGGGAATCGACGTCGAGGTCGTCGATCCACGCACGGTTTTTCCACTGGATCGAGCGACCATTCTTGATTCCCTGAAGAAGACGGGTCGCCTGGTTGTTGTCGACGAGGCGCGCCAAGCGGGAAGCATGGCGAACCAGATCGCGGCGATAGCGGCCGGCGAGGGCTTCAGGCACCTGAGGGCGCGCGTGACCTGCATCACCACGCGCGACCTGCCGATTGCCTATTCGCCGCCGCTCGAGACGGCGATGATACCCGACGCCGCGCGCATCGCCGATGGAATAAGAACACTCATGAAGGAGCGTGCCGCGTGA
- a CDS encoding lipoyl domain-containing protein yields the protein MKVVLKLPKLSMNMDEATLVTWHKKKGESFAAGDVLYSIETEKVTSDVEAPCAGVLLETMIAEGSEAEVGASVCRIDKTD from the coding sequence GTGAAGGTCGTCCTCAAACTTCCGAAGTTGAGCATGAACATGGACGAGGCAACGCTCGTCACTTGGCACAAGAAGAAGGGTGAGAGTTTCGCCGCCGGCGACGTGCTCTATTCCATCGAAACGGAGAAAGTCACGTCGGACGTGGAGGCCCCCTGCGCCGGCGTCCTGCTCGAGACGATGATCGCCGAAGGCAGCGAAGCCGAGGTCGGGGCGTCGGTCTGCCGGATCGACAAGACCGATTGA
- a CDS encoding LysR family transcriptional regulator encodes MDTRVIRSFLRVAEMGNLTRAAESLGVSQPTLTRIIRGLETETGVKLLERTRRGVRLSEAGQHLAERLPALVSGIENAIDEIRSADFEPTGEIKVGIPHSMARTVAVPLVIWFIERFPKSTIQLQLGVSHEIEQALGFGQIDIGILISPQTQVPLVSVKPLATEPLMLLGRSDQPLVAKNARWSEVEGLPLIVPPVQNPLRRRINAAAQAASIDLTILAEVGDAAVAMELVEKGVGYALLPESISREMREAGRITGRKIGSEMVVWTIAVSNQGASIRLRDAVEGRLRAIAATLATGSSWRPVAAD; translated from the coding sequence ATGGACACCAGAGTCATCCGCAGTTTTCTGAGGGTCGCCGAGATGGGAAACCTGACGCGGGCGGCCGAGTCCCTCGGCGTAAGCCAGCCGACATTGACCCGCATCATTCGCGGTCTGGAAACGGAGACCGGCGTGAAGCTGCTGGAACGGACGCGACGCGGAGTCCGGCTTTCGGAAGCAGGACAGCATCTCGCGGAGCGTTTGCCTGCCTTGGTTTCGGGAATCGAGAATGCCATAGACGAGATACGGTCCGCCGACTTCGAACCCACCGGCGAGATCAAGGTGGGCATTCCCCATTCGATGGCCAGGACGGTAGCGGTGCCCCTGGTCATCTGGTTCATTGAACGATTTCCGAAAAGCACGATCCAGCTGCAGCTTGGCGTTTCGCACGAAATCGAGCAGGCGCTCGGCTTCGGCCAGATCGACATCGGCATCCTGATAAGTCCGCAGACGCAGGTTCCCCTGGTCAGCGTGAAGCCGCTTGCGACCGAGCCGCTGATGCTGCTCGGACGGTCCGATCAGCCCTTGGTGGCGAAGAACGCGAGATGGAGCGAGGTGGAAGGCCTGCCGCTGATCGTGCCGCCGGTACAGAATCCGTTGCGACGTCGCATCAATGCCGCCGCGCAGGCGGCCAGCATCGACTTGACGATTCTGGCGGAGGTCGGGGATGCCGCGGTTGCAATGGAACTGGTGGAAAAGGGTGTCGGCTACGCGCTGCTGCCGGAATCGATAAGCCGCGAAATGCGTGAAGCCGGTCGCATCACCGGCCGAAAAATTGGCAGCGAAATGGTCGTTTGGACAATCGCCGTATCCAATCAAGGCGCATCGATACGCCTGCGGGATGCGGTCGAAGGACGGCTGCGCGCAATCGCCGCGACGCTTGCAACCGGCAGCTCATGGAGACCGGTAGCGGCCGACTGA